From one Triticum urartu cultivar G1812 chromosome 3, Tu2.1, whole genome shotgun sequence genomic stretch:
- the LOC125544062 gene encoding cytochrome P450 72A13-like, which produces MEVDVAATRLGVGGDVSSPSSLSLLCGLAALLVLLWAVSRAAETCWLRPRRLSRALRAQGLGGTAYRFPAGDLADNGRLNEEARSKPMPLCHDIVPRVAPQLVNIVKEHGNVCITWFGPVLRMVIAEPKLVREILSDKSGHFEKFTNKRLGKLIALGLASYDGEKWAMHRRILNPAFHLEKLKSMLPAFSTCCTELISSWESKLAGSDGSHEIDIWEDFQNLTGDVISRTSFGSSFMEGRRIFQLQAEQAERIIKAFQYMYIPGYLFFPTENNKRMKQINREIEGLLRGIIEKRERAMENDGLGGDDLLGLMLQSNKERGTSRMRMSTEDVIEECKLFYFAGMETTSVLLTWTLVVLGMHPEWQDRAREEVLSVFGKDKPNFDGLSRLKTVTMILYEVLRLYPPAVTLNRKTSREMQIGGITYPAGVLLELPIIMVHHNPDVWGKDVLEFKPERFAEGISKATKDQPVFFPFGWGPRICIGQNFAMLEAKMALSMILQRFEFQLSPSYTHAPYTVITLHPQHGAQIILKSL; this is translated from the exons ATGGAGGTCGACGTAGCAGCAACTAGACTCGGAGTCGGAGGTGATGTGTCTTCTCCTTCATCGCTGAGCCTGCTCTGCGGTCTCGCTGCGCTGCTCGTCCTCCTGTGGGCGGTCTCCCGGGCCGCCGAGACATGCTGGCTGAGGCCACGGCGGCTCAGCCGGGCGCTCAGGGCTCAGGGCCTGGGCGGCACGGCGTACCGCTTTCCCGCCGGGGACCTCGCGGACAACGGCCGGCTCAACGAGGAGGCTCGGTCCAAGCCCATGCCGCTGTGCCACGACATTGTACCCCGTGTGGCGCCACAACTCGTCAACATCGTCAAGGAACACG GCAACGTTTGCATCACCTGGTTTGGACCAGTCCTAAGGATGGTCATAGCAGAGCCAAAGCTAGTGAGAGAGATCCTATCTGACAAGTCCGGCCATTTCGAAAAATTCACCAACAAACGTCTGGGAAAACTGATAGCCCTTGGGCTTGCGAGCTACGACGGTGAGAAATGGGCGATGCACAGAAGAATCTTAAACCCCGCTTTCCATCTCGAAAAGCTCAAG AGCATGTTGCCGGCTTTCTCGACATGCTGCACCGAGTTGATAAGCAGCTGGGAAAGTAAATTAGCCGGTTCTGATGGATCACATGAAATAGACATATGGGAGGATTTCCAGAACCTAACCGGAGACGTGATCTCTCGCACGTCGTTCGGTAGCAGCTTCATGGAAGGGCGAAGGATCTTCCAGCTTCAGGCAGAGCAAGCAGAGCGAATTATCAAGGCCTTCCAGTATATGTACATCCCAGGCTACCT CTTCTTTCCGACTGAAAACAACAAGAGGATGAAGCAGATCAACCGAGAGATTGAAGGGCTCCTGAGAGGCATCATCGAGAAGCGGGAGCGCGCAATGGAGAACGACGGGCTTGGCGGCGACGACTTGCTTGGCCTGATGCTGCAGTCGAACAAGGAGAGGGGGACGTCAAGGATGAGGATGAGCACCGAGGATGTGATCGAGGAGTGCAAGCTCTTCTACTTCGCGGGGATGGAGACCACGTCCGTGCTGCTCACCTGGACGCTGGTCGTCCTGGGCATGCACCCCGAGTGGCAGGATCGGGCCAGGGAAGAAGTCCTCAGCGTCTTCGGCAAGGACAAGCCCAACTTCGACGGCCTCAGTCGACTCAAAACG GTGACGATGATACTGTATGAGGTGCTCAGGCTGTACCCACCGGCGGTTACGCTGAACCGGAAGACATCCAGAGAGATGCAGATTGGAGGTATCACCTACCCTGCGGGCGTGCTGCTGGAGCTGCCGATAATCATGGTTCACCACAACCCGGATGTATGGGGGAAAGACGTGCTGGAGTTCAAGCCGGAGAGGTTTGCGGAGGGGATCTCCAAGGCAACCAAGGACCAGCCGGTCTTCTTCCCGTTCGGCTGGGGCCCGAGGATTTGCATCGGCCAGAACTTCGCGATGCTGGAAGCCAAGATGGCGCTCAGCATGATCCTTCAGCGTTTCGAGTTCCAGCTCTCACCTTCCTACACGCATGCGCCGTACACAGTCATCACACTGCATCCTCAGCATGGAGCGCAGATTATACTCAAGAGTCTCTGA